ATTGATGAAGCTATTCCACATCGATGCTGCAATCTTGTGTCGAACCAAAAACGCTGCTTGTTCTTCTGCCATGGAGGTGGATGATGCCTCTGGCTGATCATCCGGCTCAGACACTTCTGCCGCAGCCTTGATTTGGGAGTTGACAAATAACCAGTCATTTCTTTCCTCGCGTCGAATGAAGTTATGTAGAACACATGCAGCAATAATCAAATCCCTTTGGATATGAAATGCATAAGGAGGAGCTAATTTGAGGACAGGGAAACGTGTTTGAAGCAACTCAGTACATTGCTGGATTGCATATCGTAGTGATGCATGCCGGTGATTAAACAACTCCTGCGcattctttggttgttgattagcaCCTCTAAGTTCATGGATGTGGTAGCGATATCCTTGATATGGTGCTACAAATCCCTTCATATTTGTGTATCCTCCATCAACAAGGTAGTATTTGCCTATACATAACAACCCATAGGGAAATTAGATAGAGGTCAACAAAGAATAGGAGAAAGTAAATACGAACATCTCCATGACAGCCAGGTATTGTCCATAGTGCAGGGGACTCCTAAGGATGATTCAGGGACTCGGATGCTCTCTACACCAGGAAAATCATTATATATAGGGTACTCATATATTCTAAACTACTAACACCATAACAGATGGATTGGAAGTGAAGAGAAAAGAGATGCCTAAAAAATGTGGATATTCAAGCGCTGATTTCAAGGGGATAAAAATCATCGTCCAACTAAGTCAGAGACCATCTTGATGTGGATGTGACACTAAGTGACAAGTTATGGAGATAAGTCAGTTACAAGTTATGGAGGTAAGTCATCTGATATAATAGTTATAAGTATGGAAAGAACCTATCAGAATTGATGTTAAAACATAAATTTGAAGGGGAATAGGATGAAAAAACCTTCAGTTATCTGTGGGAAATTCTGATCTGGATCATTAAGAACTGCTCTTAATACACGTGAATCTTCAGCCGAACCCTCCCAACCAGGATATACAAAAATAAACTGCAGGTCTAACGTGCAAGCTGCCAATACATTTTGCGTCAAAACACCCCTCCTATTACGGAACCGAGGTTGATCTTTCGCTATCACATGTGCAGGGATGTGCA
This genomic stretch from Papaver somniferum cultivar HN1 chromosome 5, ASM357369v1, whole genome shotgun sequence harbors:
- the LOC113283372 gene encoding putative nuclease HARBI1; translated protein: MDDYDLELDEMELVAAAAGYYHYCNTEKPVPRNPTHGKSEFMDEILNAEEDRCREMFRMDKHVFRKLCDMLRRRDLLRDTHGVKIEEQVGIFLNIIGHNERNRVIQERFQHSGETISRYFNNALKAIKSLSREFLQPPEPTTPTEILGSTRFYPYFKDCIGVIDGMHIPAHVIAKDQPRFRNRRGVLTQNVLAACTLDLQFIFVYPGWEGSAEDSRVLRAVLNDPDQNFPQITEGKYYLVDGGYTNMKGFVAPYQGYRYHIHELRGANQQPKNAQELFNHRHASLRYAIQQCTELLQTRFPVLKLAPPYAFHIQRDLIIAACVLHNFIRREERNDWLFVNSQIKAAAEVSEPDDQPEASSTSMAEEQAAFLVRHKIAASMWNSFINEWDAW